The DNA sequence tcctatagttcttgaccaggtttgcacacaggtttgcacacactgcagcagggactttggcccactactccatacagaccttctccagatccttcaggtttcggggctgtcgctgggcaatacggactttcagctccctccaaagatgttctattgggttcaggtctggagactggcaaggccCGTCCTCCCTATTCCCCCAGCAGTGCCCTCCTCTCCCCTGGAACAAGACACGGCGGCAGGCTCACAGACAGTGGGACAACAGCCAGACAGAGATGAGGACTTTAACTCCCCTATCCCCCCAACCCTACCACAGAAGGGCTCACCTACCCAAACCAGGCTGCCATTTGGTAAGCCCACTGTTTTTACTCCCCTGTCAATCCGCAGACCCTTTCGCCATATGAACACGCTCAACAAAACAAGGGACTGGAGgatccagcacaaaaacaaaaccgTCATCTTGGgggactccaacctctccaggATGTCTCCCTTCGACATGATGGACCTCCAGATTGACAGCTATCATGGGGCCACTTTCAGACACGCAGAGGTCATACTGACCAAATCCAAACCTTCCCCCTTGGTTCAGAAATTGGTCCTATCTTTTGGGATTAATAACAAGGCACAACTGCCAGAGAAGTCTTCCATCAAACAACTACAGGGTGCTGTCAGGGCAGCTGGGAGGGCCTGCCCTAATGCACAAATCTTTGTCCCCTTTATTAACATTTCTTCTAACCTACCACAGCAGGAGAGAGACCATCTCTCAAGACTGAACGAGCACATCACCAAGCACTTCCTCTCCATCCCAAAACTGCCTGAGGAGCTGTTTGACGTCGAGAGGGACAACGTCCACTGGTCCCACCAGACAGCACGACGCCTACTGGTGTACATATTTAAACATGTAAGCCCCATGAGCCCCAGAATAGAGACGGGGAATAAGAATGTTGTTAATTTGTCTAAATATTTTACCCCTACTGGGGCACAGTTATCATTATTAAACAAGGGGTTAACTTTCATCCCTGTAGTGGACGGCCATAATAGCCAAAAAACCTGGCACCAAATCAGATCTAATATTCAGCAGTATCATTACAGGGATCACTCGGACTCTAGGcctcaacctaaccctaaccctaacccaacacaGGTCTGCCTGGGCCCCTCCCAGAGATGCCACCCGGTGTCCTGAACCTGATCAATTCAGATTTGGAATACTTTGAAAATGATTTTAAAATTGACAGTCTCACCTGTAATTTGGATCCAGAGGAAATACAAGCACATAAGGCCCTGGTAAGAAATAACAGCATTATCATCAAACCAGCTGATAAGGGCAGTGTCATTGTTATCATGGACAGAGAGCAGTATCTC is a window from the Esox lucius isolate fEsoLuc1 chromosome 12, fEsoLuc1.pri, whole genome shotgun sequence genome containing:
- the LOC109615546 gene encoding uncharacterized protein LOC109615546; this encodes MFYWVQVWRLARPVLPIPPAVPSSPLEQDTAAGSQTVGQQPDRDEDFNSPIPPTLPQKGSPTQTRLPFGKPTVFTPLSIRRPFRHMNTLNKTRDWRIQHKNKTVILGDSNLSRMSPFDMMDLQIDSYHGATFRHAEVILTKSKPSPLVQKLVLSFGINNKAQLPEKSSIKQLQGAVRAAGRACPNAQIFVPFINISSNLPQQERDHLSRLNEHITKHFLSIPKLPEELFDVERDNVHWSHQTARRLLVYIFKH